gGTGATTTTAGTGTTGttcttcatctgggttttacagGGGTTGTTGGTTCTTGTTCATACAGTGCTGAAAGTTGAAAAAGATTCCTGAGTTTGATCTTTGGAGGAATTGTCCGTGGTTTAAATTCTATGTTTGGCTCTCCGGGGTATTGTTGAACCAGTGTGaagtcacattggggagatagtCCGGAGATTGGTTCTTCTGAGTTTTGAGAAACTCTCCGACCTTTCAatcttgtccgaatttttaacTTGTTCTAGCTATtaccttgtccgaattttaagcTAGTCTGAGTTTTACTTAGTCTGAGTTTTAGGTTTGCTtaagtccgaattttaacctTTATTTAGTTCCGAATTTTTTAACCTGTCCGAAAACTTAGAAGTCCGACTTTTATTTCTTTCAGGTCCGAGTTTCAGTCTCCTTTATATAGGTCCGAATTTTGACTTTTGTTTCTTAGTATTGGAGTCCGAACTTTACTTTGAGTCCGAATTTTAAACATCAGTCCGAATTTTATAGTATTTTAGAAGTCCGAAGTCCGAATTTTATAATATATTAGGAGTCCGAATTATTATGTCCCTTGAGTCCGAGTTTGTTTCCTTTATTTAGTAGGTCCGAGTTTTTGTCTCCTTTCTTAGTGAGTCCTAGTTTTATCTTAGTTAAGTCCGAATTTTTAGTCCAAAGTTCATTGTGTCCGAATTTTAACCTTTAGGTAGTCTGAGTTTAAATTCCTAACAGTGTAGTGTCCGAGTTTTTCTGTTTGTGTTTTATTTCAGGTTTTTGTGATCCGGGTTTCACACTCTGATTAAAGCTCAGACATTTCACTCCGTGTTTTCTCTCCGAGTTTGGACTTAGAAAATCTTTTCAGCGACACAGTTCTTGCTTGGAAACCTACTTTTGTTTTctgaaatggcaaacaacaatctgactgcaatggtgcaaaacctcaagcacaatgctgaggtaggaagtaacgacaaacctcctttgttgataAACGAGCTTGATTTTCCTGATTGGAAGGAGCGTTTCAAAATATATGTAcgagcaaaagacatcaaaatctggttgtgtatcgttaaaggatgtggagctactccagtaCGTACGTTGACGATTGATACGTATTTGGCACTCACTGACGACCAAAAGAAATTTTTTGattgtgaagagaaagctatCTCAATGATAACGATGGCTATGACACAATCTATATTTCATACGTTCCGTAAAAGAAGTAACTCGAAGGAGTTGTGGGATAGCATGATCGAGCGATATGAAGGAAATGCAATTTACAAGAAACGACGACTCGAACGtttgaagactcaattcgttgtATTTAAAGCGTTAAGGAATGAATCATTTGATGACACAGTGaaccgattttatcatctgctgagtgaacttgatagaagtcaagagggtatctacactgaatttgagaaggttgagaagtttctgaattgCCTTCCCAaagaatggaatatgtacaccgcaTTGATTAAAGAGGGTGTTCTCTATGAGGAGCTCTCATTGGAAGAAGCTGTTCAAAAGCTGAAGGGTTATGCctggaatatggaagatcaagcatctgatttcgagaagctccaagatcctcagttataTAAGGCTTTGAAACCAATGGAAAAGGGTAGTAATGGTGGAGTCAGTGTTGCTTTGTATTCAGAGAATGAAGGTTctgcaagtgaacacgccttTATAAGCAACAATGTTAGTTCAAGTGGAACAAGAAATTCCAATCAAGggatgtactcttctagtggagctcagaaatctcaaggaacaagtTTGAACATTCCCAAGATAGATGCAAGCTGTttaaagatgattgaagaaaacATGAGTCTATTGGCATCCTTCATGACTGCCTACGAGAACTTCTGTCTTGGAAAGCTcgttgaaccgtcaagtctcaatgaggactttgatcagatagatcaagacgaaatgaaagaacttgatctacaactcaatatggcactgttagtccgtagagcgaagaagtttctgttgaagacgggtaggaagttcataggaggtcagacaaagactcgaatgggaGTCGACATGTCAAAAGTAAAATATTACAACTGCGGTatctacgggcatttcgcacgtgattgtcgaaagccAAAAATTGAAAGATCTGATAGAGACAACAACTCCCGAGGAAataattcaagacctcacaacaatGCATCAACTGCTACCTCTAACTCAAGTGCTCATTCAAGTGGGTCTGAAAATCTTACCccttcgacaaacaatgctatggtggctcaaTCTCTACAGATtgtgactgagccttatgactggggttgtgctttggaagacatctcaggagcaattgtgtcacaagcatttatagcagaaattgtgaacgaagaagtGTATGAAGAGGTTGTCGAAGAGACTTGTATTGAGGAGCTTGCGGTTGTAGCTGAGGTTTTTGGGGAAGAGTTGGATTCGGGGAATGTTGCTGAGAATGAAGATACCTCGATTGAAGAGACTGTTGAAAAGTCTAAcaagacagaagatggagaaCAGGGAGAACGTtttgaattcaacatctccaaagctgaaatgcagcaatttgcggatgcagaagctaaaaggttggaagaaaactccgttgaaaacgaggcttgtgcattcatggcaggcattgaggtaaaatcatcttctgtagataagcgatgtgcttgatgtgttgagtttgtgactaagattgatagatatgcacttcataacacaaacttaattgtagatttagaaaaatccagagaactcattgctgttttgtctaattcggataaagaacaccgaattaagataaaagcaCTGAAAAATGAAatctctgaatttgagagacttgtggctcagagaaatcttaaaaatcaggaattaaaatctgaacttgaaatgaatcaaaattgtgttttggaaaagaacaaaatcattttggaaaaagataatctgattttagatttgcaaCGAAAGATTGAAAAGTTTAGGGATTCTTCCGAAGTGATGAATTTCTGTATTaacagccaacgtctcaaagaatctgaggaagaaatgtTCGGCATTGGTTATACTAAGGTGCCTCCTCCGGTAAACCATAACTATACTTCAAtgccaagcattgatcctgaattggcaaattttgtgccaaagacccctctgacggttgaaccgcaaagtgagtcagaatctgagccAGATGAAGTTACTGACTCAGATCAATCGAAGATGAGTGgagtttcaaagaaaaatgaggtgaatcttgaaaacattgaaaatttgataagcaataagATTTTGGAAATTTTCAATCAACTTCAAAATGTGAAGTCAAAACTAAAGTCACGTGGGAAAACTAGAAGGGATTTGAAAAATGTCCctaaaactgagtttgttaaagggAGGATTTTGTCAAAGAAGAAGTAAAGATCGAAACAGGATCCAACTCTCAGTTTGTGAACCAAATTTCGAAAAATTCCACCAATGCCTCATCATCTTCGACCGATCATGAGGAACGTCCAAAGAATGCTGCAAAAATCCGCAAATGCTGTaagtgtcgtgggaaaggacacttagaagcagactgtccagatgacaagggtaaatctcttgttgatcctgatcaaaagaaaccttttgttgaaaaATCACAAAATGAAAAagttaatgttgaaaagaaaaatggtaaaaatcagaaggttgagaaaaacaaagtgattaaacaagaagtaaaaccagttgtcaaaccaaatgttaaatcacaacaaaatcaggatcaagAGGAGAAACCCGTTGTTATTAACCGCGGGGACAGATCGGAAAATGTATctcaaagacatgatactcgtgagaaaacccctcacagacgacaaaatcatgtTACTTTTCAAGTAGTTGAGAATGACCAACGCTCTGGAggttcgaacaacaactatgttagacctcatgcacagaacagattcgtgaatgaccgaaatgcgtcacccccccccccccccccgatttccaaatcaaagaccacattcggataatcatccacgatcattctcaagacacgaagatgctcctagatttggtaggaattttgagccacccaggaatcaaaattacagttaccaaaactatggaagccgagggtatggaaactctggttataccaacagatcgtcaactccgtataatccacgatttgcggggactcattccaacaatttccaaaatggaaatggtggacacagaggcgatgatggttatttcaaagagttttcttatgttgacgaatcaggacgacccaagaccatcatggcttgggtcccacactctaactaaatttttgttggggagtgtaggagcagctgaagagggctatctatatttggtatatcgatagtggctgttccagaaacatgacaggaaataaagagttattgaacaattttaaacaaattcgtggtggttatgtgaatTTTGCCGGTGAAAAGGGTGGATACATCACCGGTGAAGGCTCAGTGTTAAATGGAAAAAtcacgctgcataaagtgaactacgttgaagaattgaaacataacttgatgtcggtttctcaaatctgtgataacaagtacatgatgttgttcactgataaagcttgcttcgttCTGCGTCCGGGATTcgttgttcctgaagattggatcgttatgagggctccaagggtgaataacacatatgtcatggacatgcgcccgttagttaactcgtctgctccagtgacttgtctactttcaaaggcgactgaagatcaatagtatctctggcataggagaatgggccacgtgcatctgcgaaaaatgaaccacttagtgaaaaacaacttagtgttgggggttcctttacgtagtttcaatatgcacaacaaatgtgaatcatgtgaaagaggaaaaatcaaacgaaagcctcataaaccgaaaacagttaactcaatccaaaaaccacttaaattgcttcacatggatcttttcggcccaatccatgttgctagcattggtgggatgtcttattgcttagttgtcactgacgatttctcacgttattcatgggtatttttcttaaaaacaaaggatcaaACTGCTAGTATTTTAAGAGActtattcaaacaacttgagaaaaattattcacttcctattaagaaaatccgaagtgacaacgacactgagtttaaaaatcattatatggatgagttatgtcgggaaatgggaataattcatcagttcagcgctccatatgttcctcaacagaacggagttgcagaacggaagaatcgtaccctgattgaggcggcccgcactatgctttctgaatcaaaattgcTAATCGTCTTCTGGGCCGAGGCGGTAAACActacatgttatgtgttaaatcatgtgcttactgtcaaaagagaagataaaacgtgttatgaattgcttgaaaacaggaaaccgaacttatctggttttcaaccttttgggattaagtgtgttatcaaacgcaccaaagatactccTAAAATGAGGGAAGTTGGTGAAGTGGGGTTCTTTTTGGgttatgccaatggaactccaaacaaacgcgtttataacatcaagaagCGAACAGTGGAGATAGTGTTTGatataactcctttgagtttcgatcctccaccgtccgaatttggtcccaaaagcggttatgattatgataaattatttgattcatttgatcttcctgatgtttcagaagaagattcggaggttgtatacacacatcttgtgaacaaagatgaagtggatgcgagctggagagcaagtattcctactaatgtgtcttcgaatgttccagtcgctgattcttcgaccgtaaatgatgttgttgctgagcagatccccaatgcagctgctcaaactacaagtggagatctatacgttgacttttcagcatatccaaatgttaATGCGTCTTCTGGTAATGATCAAGCTTCCAGTAGTAATGCaaatgctgagggggagattcaatcgaatttgggaaacaatcttcaagctccggcaatcccaattccaagaacaaatattcatcatcctgttgataatattattgggaatccaaatgcgggagtgtaaacgcgaaggagtatttcagagatgcaatgtctgttctctgctatcaagaaagaagaaatctacaatctcagcctgcatgaatgttttatctctcagatagagccgaagaactatcaaatggctctgaaggataattcttggtgtgaggcgatgcaagaagagttagctcagttcgacaagttaaaAGTGTGCaatttggtcgatcttccaaagggccaacatgcaatcaacacgaaatgggttttcaagtgcaagaaagacgataagggtgtcgttgtcagaaacaaagcacggttggttgttcaaggcttcaatcaggaggaagggattgattataccgaagtttatgcaccggtggcaagactggaagctattcgtttgtttctagcctttgctgcacacatgcgtatcaaagtctatcagttggatgtgaaaagcgccttcctttacgggaaattgcatgaaactgtgtatgtgtcccaaccaccgggtttcgaagctccagggttagacaacaaggtctatctgttggacaaggctctctacggtctccatcaggcccttcgagcatggtacgagacattgtcaaagcatctattggagcatgggttctcgcgTAGTGCAATTGACTCCAcactgttcattttgaagaaagggggagattttctgatcgtgcaaatttacgttgatgacataatttttggttctTCGAATGAAGAATTGTGTCGTGAGTTTGAGGCGGTGATGAAGTCAAAATTTGAAATGACTGCGATGGGCGAGCTATCATTCTTTttaggtcttcaagtgagtcaagGAAAAACTGGGACGTACGTGCATCAGACTaagtatgtccacgagattctcaaaagatttggattggaagatagcttaccctatgGCACGCCTCTCCAgacaaatctcaagctttcacACGATAAGgagaaagatcctgaagtggatccgactctatatcgagcaatgataggttcattgatgtatcttactgtttcacgaccagatattatgttctctgtttgtttgtgtgctaggtacCAATCAACTCCGAAAGAGTCTCATTTGAAAGCAGTCAAGCgtattttcagatatctgaaagggacgcctaagcttggattgtggtatccagctgaaggtggtATGGATTTGATGGCGTATGCTGACGCAGACTTCGGAGGATGCCCGAtgaacagaaagtcaacctctggcgACACACAACTTCTTGGGAAtcgtcttgtctcttggcaatgcaaaaagTAGGTTGTCGTTTCTCTATCCACgtgcgaggccgagtacattgctgcttcaagctattgtgctcaggttttgtggattcagcagcaaatgagggactacggtttgaattttactcgaactcctatccttgtcgataacaactctgccatttccataacaaacaatccagttaatcactcacgcactaagcacatagatgttaggcatcattttattcgcgactgtgctgagaagggtttaatagaagtggttagggtagacaccttggataatcttgccgacctgtttacgaaaacattcgatcgagctagatttgaaaatctggtccgaatgattggcatgatcaacccagaGTAAAATGCTTTATAAACTTgcatagaaactttattttatcttttctgtacagttcttaccgctttcgaaaaattgaaaaactccaaaaatattttacttagttgtaggataaatttcagaaaaaattcaaaaacatttgaaaaattttaaatgaagtcgtgttgagatataagggaaatgatagtacatcggttagtcgtatCTGGTGCAGGACTATGGTTATATGCATAAAATTAATCGTTAACTATGACAACTTCATTATATGTTGCTTTGGTAGGTTTTACGGGTAAATAAGAACCTGtctttggtatataaacataatgaactgcgtaactcgtgtggcgcatctctcggatatatggtcttggtaccgtaatttcatttgatagattgccgaggttctgagatacgtggtctttatgctgtttatcatctgggtatcatggttgtttcttttaccgaaaataacggggacgcaagtctagatcttccatgataccatacatacatgTAAATACCCTTAATACATGACGCAGTCgacccaaataagtgataaacaatcacatgtcccacaaaatcatgcgggagtcaagttcgtctctttgtctgtacgatggtactaacctgttcacggatttgctcctgtgccctttgcatctgaaattcaagttcctcctcaataagtgattctatcacaaaggacttgttttcaattccaaataagtgagtatctcacattagcttgtacgtcaaaaacagatgataaatggtatactcaccagtaagatgatctctcgtgcataccttgatacgggagtatcttctgaggtgggtaaacatagttactgtcagttattaatacacttaatttcatatctcgaaaacagtgttcgaaagcgtgctaaaacttgagtggaccacaataccgttgaacgtcttgaactaTCAATATCATTCTAAAAGATTAAAGCTAAATACTATGGTTCTTGTGTCGGATACTGACAAGTAAAACCGATATGATTCCTTTGCTCCGATTTCACAAAAAGATAATTAGTGTAAATACGTTTGTAGGTTTAATCTCCATTTCCGTCAAAAATTGAAAACccccaaaaagattttgctttcttgtttctatgtgcgagttatTTATTAAGAATACTCTAGGGTTGAGAAAATTATTTAATAAGATCTTAAATATCAAGTTCGGTAAGCTTAAAATAAGTTTTCTCATAAAAAATCGGTCGTGTGAGATTCATCTAAGTTTGTGTGAGAAACTTCATCAAGTTAAGGAAGTCGATAAAATTTTGTACCAAGGTCATATTTTTCCATCTCAAGTAAAAGATTTGTTCtttgaaaacttcaaaatttCTTATGACAAAGTTGTTTGAGTTGAAGGGTATAAGTGGGAAGTAAAATTAACAAAGGTCCGAATTTTCCTTGAACAACACAAGTGGGTCAGAAGTTTACAATCTCCTGAGGTCCGAGGTTTAAATCTTAAATCGTTTATAAAAAAATGCCATCTAGTGGCACACACTTTTAATGACATTTAGCTTTGGTGCCACTAATTTAGAATTTAATGGCACTTTGAGTATGCCGTATTTGCTTATTACACACTTTTAGCGGCATTTAGCTTTTACAACACTAATTTAGGTTTTTAGTGGCACTTTGCATATGCCACTAAAATTATCGAGCACTTCTTTTTAAACTTTCTTTAAGCACTTCTTTTTAAACTTTCTTTATTCCCTCCTTGGTCCCTTGCCCTAATTTTTATATTTGTCTCTCCAAATAAATTTACAATACACACACATAATACATaaaactaggtttgatgaaataCGTATACCCATCACTTTATTTCTCTGTTTTCAGTATATGTAACTTTTATCATGTAAATTATACTAAAACTTataattaattgattaaaatcAAAAAAATATTAACTAGACAgggttacaaaaatacaagttgttttatgtaaattagatcaagttataaaataaaaaaaatattattataaataattacgttaatttaaatatattttttgttttttttacttcttAAATTTCATCATCCCTCTCTACAAAAATTTATTATTCCCGCTTGTTTTCCAGCCCCAAAAGGCATTTCATTATCCCTCTCGAAAAAAATTGTATTCCCGCTTGTTTTCCATCCCCAAAAGGCCAAAACTACCCAAGCTCAGTTACATCCATCTTCTTCCCACTGCACCACATTTATCCTCTCAAACCTAATTGTAGCCGTCGTCAGCCATGGTCGACCCAAATGTAGGGACTCACATAAAAAGCCTAATAATTCACCCTAAAATCGTTCAAGTCGTGGCGGAGGGGAAGCGACATTATTGAATCGTTCTCCAATTGCAAGGTTGGCCAACTCCAATATGAGTAGCAACGCGTCAAATCAACTATTCTTCGTCGTTTGTGGTTTTCTCTTAAAAAATATCATCAACAGGTTGTGCACCGGAGGAAATCTGCACCTTCTCTCTGAGGTATCTAATTCTTTGATCtcttgtttgatgacatgttgcTTAAATGTTATTCTTACGTTTTTAGATTGCTTATTTTTTTCAATTTCGTCAGATGAAGTTTTAGGGTTTACATACAAGAAAGTCATAAGTTCTGAATGaaattagtgttttttttttttaaattagttgaTCTTTTCGTTGTGAAGTTTGCCCGAAAACGTAATTGTTTGTTTATAAGTTGTTAACTGATCAATACGTAAGATCTGTAAGGTAAGATTGCTCTCGTATCTAATAGGTCaaatgatttttgaaaatttgtGTGTATTTCAGTGGTTAATACGGGTAATGATTGCTACTGAACTGAACCAGTGGTTAACTTGTTACGTTTATTAGAATTCTCAAAACTAGAAGATTTAGAAAAAAAGGTCTTAATTTTATCTGATTTTGGCAGAAGAGGTGTATTTGGAGGCGTTATATACAAGAAAATCAGAAGTTCTTGAAGTATGGTGTTTGCACACCAACTGTTCGACAAAATGTTTCTTATAAAGGGTTCAACCGAATTTTCAAGAGGTGCGATCGGGGTTTTAGCCTATAAAATACACTAAAAAATCTTTTTAAGGGGGGCGCCCACCAATACACTTGGGTCTGCCCCTGCAACCACGTATATGATATCTTATACAGTAACTCAAGTTTTTGCAGAGTTGTTATTATTTGATTTTGAATTTATTTCCCTTTTTGAAATAGAATTGAAATGCTTCTACAGATTCAGTAGAATTTAAGTTCGAAAACGAGTTTTTAAGAGATATCCCAGAAATGGACAACACAGACAGGAATATATTGTATGAAGCTGCTGTTGAAGGGTGGTGGTGGAAAGAAAAATACATATTGAAAATCCATAAAAGTGCAGCCACAGTGGCAATCAATGAAAATGCTGACACGATCCTTCACGTAGCAGTTGAAATGGGGCAGAACTATTTCGTAGAAAAACTGGTGGAGTTTTTAAATGACGAAAAGATACTGAAACACAAAATTCTAAGGGTCGAACAGCCCTACACATTGCGGCAATGGTTGGTAATATGCACGCAGCCCAACTCTTGGTTCAGAAGAGGAAAGAGGAGCTGGTGGTGATTCTAGATAGCAAGGAAGAGTCACCATTGGATATTGCTTATGCCAATAAGAAGATCAATACATATACATATTTCTTGAAATGCCCTGATCTAAGTCTTTCTTCAGATAAGTGTCAGGAAAATGCTATATTGGCTGCTTTTTTAGTAGAAAAATATGGTGAGTAGCTAGTTAGTACTAGGGGTGGTAATCGTGTTGGGGTTGACGGTTGTAAATGGGTTGGATTTTAATTTCAGGTTCGGGTCATGTAAAGAATCACGTACCACTCCTAGCTAGTTATTACATCGTTTTATGGTAATTTAATGGGACAATAGTCGAATGACTTGGCATTTATAGCGAAAACGATGTAATAACTAGCCCACTCCTAGCTAGTTATTACATCGTTTTACGGTACTGTTAACAAGATTAGCTAAAGATATGTCAGATGAGTAGTTTTTTCATAACGGGTTAATTTGGGTAAACAACTTTAATGTTTGCATAATGGGTCAATTTCTATTTATATACCAAATTATAAGTTTGTGTATAGTATTAAGACTTGCGAAGCTTAATGGAATGGTAAAACAGAAGAGTTATTTTTAATTTAATCTGGAAATGAACAGATGAAACCACGAGGATCAAAGTCATTAAACCTGTTTGTTTCATTGTTTGAGGCGAAGACAGGTAAAGAGGTGGATCAGCTACGACTATTGACGATGGGGCAACTATAGGAGTTGCAGTGGCTGCTGTGGATGGTGCAACTGCAGGAGGTGTTGCGGCTACTGGTGGAGCCGCTAGAGGGACACTAGAAATTGCGGTTTCATGACCGGTAGTTACAGACTTACAGGTGGTGGGGATGCTGATTCCGTCTCTCCGTCTCTTTAAAtagtaaaagaaaataaaacaaaacttaaaGTAATGTAACAAGATAGGTGTTGAAAAGTAATTTAATCAaacaattaatttattaattaccgagttatcagccaaaccagtttgttccaacttgagcaaactgattaaagaaaggtagaaggagacTGTCCCGTTGTCGGACGAATTTAAAGAACAAGTAAATTAAAACCAACCTGGCGAGTGAGAACGAAGATCCTTGAACGAAAGCCTTGAACTGCACGGAAAAATTCCTGTCCTTAAAGGATTTTACGCGCTCGTATTGCTGTGAGCTGCAGCGTAAACTCCCAGGATTTAATGCAGAACTGATCTGGTATTCCAACAGCAATGGAAACCAGAAAACGCAGAAGCTGGAACGAAAACACGAACACCCAGATGGAGGAGAGTAGGCTGCGAATTTGATGTGTATGAATGGGTAACAGGAAGCTTTCATTTATAGGTGTGGGTTCTACCAGAGAATGAGAAAAATAGGGAGAGATATACCAATCCCATACGAATTCGTTTTTCTGGATGTATATCCATACGAATTCGGTTACTGTATAGTTATCCCATACGAATTCGAATCAGTATGGGATAACCCCCACTGTTTCGAATTAATCTCTATCTCCCTATCTCATTTGAACCACAGATCTGACCCACCCGACGATGCgtacgtgcgaagtgcaaagtgcgcctcaaacgcgcccattcgcgcctcaaacgcgaccattcgcgagctcgcggctcggctcggctcggcgcgCGTGTGGGCTTCACCCATTTATCACTATGGAGGCCCATAAGGGGTAATCCCTTATAAACCACCCAAACTTCACTCACTCCACCAATGTGGGATGGAGGAAACATACCAACTTGTATGTTCCTCTTTAAAATTATCTTTAATATAtccaacaatcccccaccaaGTTGGAATGTTTCCTTTCACTTAGACTAATGATGTCACTAGGTGTCACGGAGATTAAACCCAGTTTATGTTGATAAAC
This genomic stretch from Helianthus annuus cultivar XRQ/B chromosome 8, HanXRQr2.0-SUNRISE, whole genome shotgun sequence harbors:
- the LOC110872603 gene encoding uncharacterized protein LOC110872603; its protein translation is MVFAHQLFDKMFLIKGSTEFSRDSVEFKFENEFLRDIPEMDNTDRNILYEAAVEGWWWKEKYILKIHKSAATVAINENADTILHVAVEMGQNYFVEKLVGRTALHIAAMVGNMHAAQLLVQKRKEELVVILDSKEESPLDIAYANKKINTYTYFLKCPDLSLSSDKCQENAILAAFLVEKYGE